The Algoriphagus sp. TR-M9 genome has a window encoding:
- a CDS encoding response regulator, whose product MKTKTVLIVEDNNLNRKLYESLIAQVTPCVSAKNGIQALSYCLESKFDLILMDIQLPQIDGITTMRRIRKETPQNCPIIAISAFAKPQDRAKFINIGFDEFLLKPIKPKDFLLFIENFLHEQCGNSSDQNPTNQADLILDRDTFSQLSKFNNTQAVKAVYDDFVLEMDTLTKLIHQLLQEGNLEEIAKNLHTIKGNSGTLGANTIYKISSEAEQFALDHNWPQLEEAIQMLNCEKKIFEEYIKDEKTFEP is encoded by the coding sequence ATGAAAACCAAAACCGTATTAATAGTAGAGGATAATAATCTCAATCGAAAGCTATATGAAAGTCTGATCGCACAGGTAACTCCCTGCGTGTCTGCGAAAAATGGAATTCAGGCCTTGAGCTATTGTTTGGAAAGCAAATTTGACTTGATCCTCATGGATATTCAGCTGCCCCAAATAGACGGAATCACCACCATGAGAAGGATTCGAAAAGAGACGCCCCAAAACTGCCCCATCATTGCTATCAGTGCCTTTGCGAAGCCTCAGGACAGGGCGAAGTTTATCAACATAGGCTTTGACGAATTCCTCTTGAAACCTATAAAACCCAAGGATTTTCTACTTTTCATAGAAAATTTCCTTCATGAGCAATGCGGAAATTCATCGGATCAAAACCCAACTAACCAGGCAGACCTTATTTTAGACAGGGACACCTTCAGTCAGCTCAGCAAATTCAATAATACCCAGGCAGTCAAAGCTGTTTATGATGATTTTGTCCTGGAGATGGATACATTGACTAAATTGATCCATCAACTGCTACAGGAAGGAAATCTGGAAGAAATTGCGAAAAACCTGCACACAATTAAGGGGAATTCTGGAACTTTAGGTGCGAATACCATTTATAAGATCTCTTCTGAAGCCGAGCAATTTGCTTTAGACCATAACTGGCCCCAACTTGAAGAGGCGATTCAAATGCTAAACTGCGAAAAGAAAATTTTTGAAGAATACATAAAAGATGAAAAAACTTTTGAACCATGA
- a CDS encoding response regulator — protein sequence MSNSPKILVAEDSSVIINLTKSILAFENFEIKSARNGKQVLEQLEKDDIDLILMDINMPVMDGVSCTQAIRKLEDPVKSNLPIIAISGNLKNYTLDEFRNLGFSDFLQKPLDYDQVLALVKKHLS from the coding sequence ATGAGTAATTCCCCTAAAATACTCGTTGCTGAAGACAGCTCTGTAATCATCAACTTGACAAAAAGTATACTTGCCTTTGAAAATTTTGAAATCAAGTCTGCTCGAAACGGCAAGCAGGTCTTGGAGCAATTGGAAAAAGATGACATAGACCTGATCCTAATGGACATCAATATGCCTGTTATGGATGGAGTAAGCTGCACTCAGGCCATCAGGAAACTGGAAGATCCGGTCAAATCAAACCTTCCCATTATTGCTATTTCCGGAAATCTAAAAAACTACACCCTAGACGAGTTTCGCAATTTGGGTTTCTCTGATTTCCTGCAAAAACCCCTGGATTACGATCAGGTATTGGCATTAGTAAAAAAACACCTCAGCTGA
- a CDS encoding IPExxxVDY family protein, whose translation MKKTKLLVEHTYDFELLGLVSPVKDYKMAWLINRDLQLDLVQWEDLELEFMTAPTLKISQYFLSLPHGFVQLLKNKALNSTNQVAYLVPELKSMDYFLLLQDETFQISINTFANQLAKNPFIQNVMKLDVNKLKSKENLLTY comes from the coding sequence ATGAAGAAGACCAAACTACTAGTAGAACATACGTATGACTTTGAGCTTTTAGGGCTTGTATCCCCTGTAAAGGACTATAAAATGGCCTGGCTGATCAATAGGGATTTACAGCTGGATTTGGTGCAATGGGAAGATCTTGAACTGGAATTTATGACCGCTCCTACGCTGAAAATCTCCCAATATTTCCTTTCTTTACCCCATGGATTTGTTCAGCTGCTGAAAAATAAAGCCCTAAACTCCACCAATCAGGTAGCCTACCTGGTGCCCGAATTGAAATCAATGGACTATTTCCTTTTACTGCAGGACGAGACCTTTCAAATAAGTATTAATACATTTGCCAACCAGCTGGCGAAAAACCCATTCATTCAAAACGTGATGAAGCTGGATGTAAACAAACTAAAATCAAAAGAAAACCTATTAACATATTAA
- a CDS encoding MBL fold metallo-hydrolase codes for MRVTFLGTGTSQGVPVIGCACPVCQSLDFRDKRFRSSIHIQIGDTSLVIDTGPDFRTQMLRAGITHLDAVLYTHEHKDHTAGLDDIRPFNFRQQKDMPIFAKKQVLEQIQREFSYIFTGKRYPGVPQVETVEISDRPFTLAGITITPIPVFHYKLPIFGFRIGDFTYITDTNYIPEESLKLLEGTKTLVLNALQKDPHISHFTLEEAIEMAQKIGAEETYFTHISHKLGLHRSVDQELPEGIALAYDGLQLTLD; via the coding sequence TTGAGAGTAACCTTTCTAGGCACCGGCACATCGCAAGGCGTACCCGTCATAGGCTGTGCCTGCCCCGTCTGTCAATCCTTAGACTTTAGAGATAAAAGATTTCGCTCTTCCATCCATATCCAAATCGGCGATACCAGTCTGGTAATCGATACCGGGCCGGATTTCCGCACTCAGATGCTGAGAGCAGGAATTACCCACTTGGATGCGGTGCTCTACACCCACGAGCACAAGGACCACACCGCTGGCCTGGATGACATCAGGCCTTTCAATTTCCGTCAGCAAAAAGACATGCCCATTTTCGCCAAAAAACAGGTGCTGGAGCAAATCCAACGGGAATTCTCTTACATTTTCACCGGCAAAAGATATCCCGGAGTGCCCCAGGTGGAGACCGTGGAGATTTCAGATAGGCCATTCACCCTGGCCGGAATCACCATCACTCCTATCCCGGTTTTTCATTATAAATTGCCGATTTTCGGATTTAGAATAGGAGATTTCACCTACATCACAGATACAAACTACATTCCTGAGGAATCATTGAAACTACTGGAAGGCACCAAGACCCTGGTACTAAATGCCTTGCAAAAAGACCCGCACATTTCACATTTCACGCTGGAAGAAGCTATAGAAATGGCTCAGAAAATCGGAGCAGAGGAGACCTATTTCACACATATTTCGCACAAGCTGGGCCTTCATCGTAGCGTGGATCAGGAATTGCCGGAGGGAATAGCCTTGGCCTATGATGGTCTTCAGCTAACTTTGGACTGA
- a CDS encoding NFACT RNA binding domain-containing protein, producing MHLNYHFLKFLCPELQLAFKGKTIVSCFSQNKDELLIETEDEGESRFIRAHFLAPQIYFSFPQNFQRAKRNSINLFPEIIHDVILECSVFDFERAFCFLLKSGNRLVFKLHANRSNVLLYPENSSLPSTLFRNNISEDKELGFSSLNKNFDLSKSAFIELEGNASRFLPTLGALPRKWLKERNYPYTDLETKWNLMQELLDMLDTPLFSLVEKNEEVQLSLLPEEEVIKSFSSPIKAVNELFYLALVRGNFEREKKSLLKKYQEQVKRSKSYVEKSTKKLEELRNSAPPSQLADVIMANLHAFQNGNLEAELLDFYSGEQVKVKLKPNQKPQDLAASLYRKSKNRKLEWQQLEKTISAKKEQQLLFELKIEELDNIGDFRGLKAFKKQNGEDKALQKESVILPFKAFEFEGFSIWVGKSAQANDEMLRGYSKKDDLWLHARMVPGSHVLIKASGMKIIPAGVLETAAQLAAFYSKNKNESLAPVIYTEAKFVRKVKGSPAGSVVVEKEKVLMVVPKGPEELFGKGD from the coding sequence ATGCATCTCAATTACCATTTCCTCAAATTCCTTTGCCCGGAATTGCAGCTGGCTTTCAAGGGCAAAACCATAGTTTCTTGCTTTTCGCAAAATAAGGATGAACTCCTCATCGAAACTGAAGATGAGGGGGAAAGCAGGTTTATCCGTGCGCATTTCCTAGCTCCTCAAATTTACTTTTCCTTTCCACAGAATTTTCAGCGGGCAAAGAGAAACAGCATCAATCTGTTCCCTGAAATCATCCATGATGTCATCCTGGAGTGCAGCGTTTTTGATTTTGAAAGAGCCTTTTGCTTTCTCTTGAAATCCGGCAATAGATTGGTCTTTAAACTGCATGCCAACCGCAGTAATGTGCTGCTTTATCCGGAAAATTCTAGCCTCCCCAGCACTTTGTTCAGAAACAATATTTCAGAAGATAAAGAACTGGGATTCAGTAGTCTAAACAAGAATTTTGATTTAAGCAAAAGTGCTTTTATCGAATTAGAAGGCAATGCGTCCAGGTTTTTGCCGACTTTGGGAGCCTTGCCTAGAAAATGGCTAAAAGAGAGAAATTATCCCTACACAGACCTGGAGACCAAATGGAACTTGATGCAGGAGTTATTGGACATGCTGGACACACCGCTTTTTTCTTTGGTAGAGAAAAATGAAGAAGTGCAGCTGTCTTTGCTACCTGAGGAGGAGGTAATCAAAAGCTTCTCCAGCCCCATAAAAGCAGTCAATGAGCTTTTCTATCTGGCTTTGGTCAGAGGGAACTTTGAACGAGAAAAAAAGTCTCTGCTCAAAAAATACCAAGAGCAAGTAAAGCGCAGCAAATCCTACGTAGAAAAATCCACCAAGAAACTGGAAGAACTTAGGAATTCAGCCCCTCCCTCCCAGCTTGCGGATGTGATCATGGCAAACTTACATGCCTTTCAAAATGGAAATTTAGAGGCTGAATTGCTGGATTTTTACAGTGGAGAGCAAGTCAAAGTGAAACTAAAGCCCAATCAAAAACCCCAAGATCTGGCCGCATCCCTGTACCGCAAAAGCAAAAACAGAAAACTGGAATGGCAGCAGCTGGAAAAGACCATCTCCGCCAAAAAGGAGCAGCAACTTTTATTTGAGCTTAAAATAGAAGAACTGGATAACATAGGGGATTTTAGAGGACTGAAAGCCTTCAAAAAACAAAATGGTGAGGACAAAGCATTGCAAAAGGAAAGTGTCATCCTGCCGTTCAAAGCTTTTGAATTTGAAGGCTTTTCGATTTGGGTGGGCAAGTCCGCCCAGGCAAATGATGAAATGCTCCGCGGATACAGCAAAAAAGATGACCTCTGGCTGCATGCCCGTATGGTCCCCGGCTCTCATGTTTTGATCAAAGCTTCGGGCATGAAAATCATTCCCGCAGGAGTTTTGGAAACAGCAGCTCAGCTCGCAGCCTTTTACTCGAAAAACAAAAATGAATCCCTGGCTCCTGTGATCTATACCGAAGCAAAATTTGTAAGGAAAGTGAAAGGCTCACCAGCAGGATCAGTGGTAGTAGAGAAAGAAAAAGTACTGATGGTGGTTCCCAAAGGCCCAGAAGAGCTTTTTGGCAAAGGAGATTAA
- the miaA gene encoding tRNA (adenosine(37)-N6)-dimethylallyltransferase MiaA yields MIDQAILLLVVGPTAVGKTEVCLNLAKKFKTEIVSCDSRQFYRELELGTAKPSPEELAEVPHHFINSLSIQDPYDVRQFEQEAIALLGRLFAKHRVVIMTGGSGLFADAVVNGLDEMPEVPPAIRLQIIQEYEEKGLEFLQNEVQAKDPEYYAVVDQKNPQRLMRALEIWKGTGKKFSSFRVKKKKERPFKVVKIGLERSRDELYSRIDLRMDRMIEKGLFEEAKLFYPQRDLNALQTVGYSEIFGFLAGEYDQEEAIRLLKRNSRRYAKRQLTWFKKDHEINWFSPEDQEGIMSFLATQMD; encoded by the coding sequence TTGATTGATCAAGCAATTTTACTTCTGGTAGTAGGGCCGACTGCGGTAGGAAAAACCGAAGTCTGTCTAAATCTAGCCAAAAAATTCAAAACAGAGATTGTCTCCTGCGATAGCCGGCAATTTTACCGGGAATTGGAGCTGGGTACGGCAAAACCAAGCCCTGAAGAATTAGCCGAAGTGCCACATCACTTTATCAATAGCTTGTCTATTCAGGATCCCTACGATGTGCGGCAGTTTGAGCAAGAGGCCATAGCCTTGCTAGGCCGGCTGTTTGCAAAGCACCGCGTGGTAATCATGACTGGCGGTTCTGGGTTGTTTGCCGATGCAGTAGTGAACGGTTTGGATGAAATGCCGGAGGTACCGCCAGCAATCAGGCTACAAATCATCCAGGAATATGAGGAAAAAGGCCTGGAATTTTTACAAAATGAAGTGCAGGCAAAGGATCCGGAATATTACGCAGTGGTGGACCAAAAAAATCCTCAACGACTCATGAGGGCATTGGAAATCTGGAAGGGTACGGGAAAAAAATTCAGTTCGTTCCGGGTGAAAAAAAAGAAGGAACGTCCCTTCAAGGTGGTTAAAATAGGACTGGAAAGATCCAGAGATGAATTGTATAGCCGGATAGATCTCAGGATGGATAGGATGATAGAAAAGGGGCTTTTTGAGGAAGCTAAGCTTTTTTATCCACAGCGGGATCTGAATGCGCTGCAGACCGTGGGCTATTCGGAGATTTTCGGGTTTCTGGCTGGTGAATACGATCAAGAGGAGGCCATCCGTCTGTTAAAAAGAAATTCCAGACGCTACGCCAAACGCCAATTGACCTGGTTTAAAAAAGACCATGAGATTAATTGGTTTTCCCCGGAGGATCAGGAGGGGATTATGAGCTTTTTGGCTACTCAGATGGACTGA
- the pyk gene encoding pyruvate kinase translates to MSNFNKTKILATIGPASNNYETIKSLAAAGANVFRLNFSHGTHDIHAEVVKIIRRINKEENLNLGILQDLQGPKIRVGEVENNGVEIKPGETITITNDPVVGSSSLVSTVYQNLPNDVQTGDRILIDDGNLEVVVIDTDGKNVNCTVVHGGILKSRKGINLPNTKVSAPSLTEKDIEDLAFGLEMEVDWIALSFVRSAEDIEDLRERIEAQGKVCKIVAKIEKPEALENIDAIIAATDAIMVARGDLGVEVPMEIVPLWQKRIVEKCKLACKPVIIATQMMESMIVNPRPTRAETNDVATAVLDGADAVMLSAETASGKYPVNAVKAMSSIISYLEENADIYHNLYKIAEDDDTFLSNNLILMASRLSRNVKAKAIVGITASGFTGFRIASHRPSADVFVFTKNKPLITQMSLVWGVRAYFYEDQVSTDATFKDIENTLKKDDHVNSGDVIVNTGSMPLKANGKTNMLKIHIVE, encoded by the coding sequence ATGAGCAATTTCAATAAAACCAAGATTCTCGCTACTATAGGCCCTGCTTCCAATAATTATGAGACGATAAAAAGTTTGGCTGCCGCTGGAGCTAATGTGTTTCGTCTTAATTTTTCGCACGGTACTCATGACATCCATGCTGAGGTCGTGAAAATCATCCGTAGGATCAACAAGGAAGAAAATTTAAATCTTGGGATTTTGCAAGATTTGCAAGGCCCGAAAATCAGAGTAGGAGAGGTTGAAAATAATGGGGTGGAAATAAAACCGGGAGAGACCATTACCATTACCAATGACCCTGTGGTAGGGAGCAGTAGCCTGGTAAGTACCGTCTATCAAAATCTCCCCAATGATGTGCAGACCGGTGATAGAATCCTGATTGATGATGGGAATCTGGAAGTGGTAGTGATAGATACTGACGGTAAAAATGTAAACTGTACTGTGGTGCATGGGGGGATCCTGAAGTCTAGAAAAGGAATCAACCTGCCCAATACCAAGGTAAGCGCGCCTTCACTGACTGAAAAAGATATAGAAGACCTGGCCTTTGGCCTGGAAATGGAAGTGGATTGGATTGCACTTTCTTTCGTAAGATCTGCAGAGGACATAGAAGACCTGAGAGAGCGAATCGAAGCGCAAGGTAAAGTATGTAAGATCGTGGCAAAAATCGAAAAGCCTGAGGCTTTGGAAAATATCGACGCGATCATAGCAGCTACCGATGCCATCATGGTGGCTCGTGGAGACCTGGGAGTGGAAGTTCCTATGGAGATAGTTCCATTATGGCAAAAGAGAATCGTAGAGAAGTGTAAACTGGCCTGCAAGCCGGTGATCATCGCTACTCAAATGATGGAGAGCATGATCGTGAATCCTCGTCCTACCCGCGCAGAGACCAATGATGTGGCTACAGCTGTACTCGATGGAGCTGATGCAGTGATGCTTTCAGCAGAAACAGCCTCTGGAAAATACCCGGTAAATGCGGTTAAAGCCATGAGCAGCATCATCAGCTACCTGGAAGAAAATGCAGATATCTATCACAACCTTTATAAAATAGCTGAAGATGACGACACCTTCCTCAGCAATAATTTGATTTTGATGGCTTCTAGACTTTCTAGAAATGTGAAAGCCAAAGCCATAGTGGGAATTACCGCATCCGGTTTCACTGGCTTTAGAATAGCATCCCACAGACCTTCTGCCGATGTATTCGTATTCACTAAGAATAAGCCTTTGATTACGCAGATGAGCCTGGTATGGGGAGTAAGAGCGTACTTCTACGAAGACCAGGTATCCACTGATGCCACCTTCAAAGACATTGAGAACACGCTGAAAAAGGACGACCACGTGAATTCTGGCGATGTCATTGTCAATACGGGTAGCATGCCCCTGAAAGCAAATGGTAAAACCAATATGCTAAAAATCCACATTGTGGAATAA
- the pfkA gene encoding 6-phosphofructokinase — protein MKRIAVFTSGGDSPGMNACIRAVVRTAIFKGIEVYAIHRGYEGMIDGDIKRMQSHSVSNIVQRGGTKLKSARSQEFRTPEGRKKAYDNLMLHGIEGLVAIGGDGTFTGAKLFYEEFGIPTVGCPGTIDNDLYGTDYTIGFDTAVNTALEAIDKIRDTAAAHDRIFFIEVMGRDAGFIAVESAIGGGAEFVMVPETKTDLDAVVKSLKHLRKSKTSSIIVVAEGDDAGNAQTVMEIVKDKLQDSTKDFKVTTLGHIQRGGSPTARDRVLASRCGMAAVEGLLEGYQFHMAGVINQEVVYTPFADCIGKSKPLIQDHLKLVEILSI, from the coding sequence ATGAAGAGAATAGCTGTATTTACCTCCGGAGGGGATAGTCCTGGCATGAATGCCTGTATCAGGGCGGTCGTGAGAACGGCAATTTTTAAAGGAATAGAAGTATATGCAATACATAGAGGATATGAGGGGATGATAGATGGTGACATCAAGCGCATGCAGTCTCACTCCGTGAGTAATATTGTACAGCGTGGTGGCACCAAACTCAAGTCTGCAAGATCGCAGGAATTCCGTACTCCAGAAGGCAGAAAGAAAGCTTATGACAATCTGATGCTTCATGGCATAGAAGGCTTAGTGGCCATTGGTGGTGACGGGACCTTTACCGGAGCAAAATTGTTTTACGAAGAATTCGGAATTCCTACCGTAGGATGTCCCGGAACTATAGATAATGACCTCTATGGTACAGACTACACCATCGGCTTCGATACTGCCGTCAATACGGCTTTAGAAGCCATAGATAAAATCAGGGATACCGCGGCTGCGCATGACCGGATCTTCTTTATAGAAGTGATGGGAAGAGATGCAGGTTTTATCGCAGTGGAGTCAGCCATAGGCGGAGGAGCGGAATTTGTAATGGTGCCCGAGACCAAAACTGACCTGGATGCGGTGGTCAAATCACTCAAGCACCTTCGTAAATCAAAAACCTCTAGTATCATAGTAGTGGCTGAGGGTGACGATGCCGGAAATGCCCAGACGGTCATGGAGATCGTCAAAGATAAATTACAAGATTCAACCAAGGACTTCAAGGTGACCACACTAGGCCATATTCAGCGGGGCGGAAGCCCCACAGCTAGAGATCGAGTGCTTGCAAGTAGATGCGGAATGGCTGCTGTAGAGGGATTACTGGAAGGTTACCAATTCCACATGGCCGGTGTCATCAATCAAGAAGTTGTCTACACGCCATTTGCAGACTGCATTGGCAAATCAAAACCACTAATCCAGGACCATCTGAAACTGGTAGAAATCCTAAGTATATAA
- a CDS encoding acylase — MQRALLLLLLPLFFFACQPQTEQERWEEIAERVEIIRDDFGIPHIYGETDADAVFGMLYAQCEDDFRRVERNYIWATGRLAELEGEEAIYSDLRANLYMTEAEAKAAYESAPDWLKELCVAFADGVNYYLATHPEVKAQVITRYEPWMPMFFSEGSIGGDIEQIPTRRIAAFYGEDKSLALNEYGAGIAPVDLTEEPKGSNGIAISGSRTASGNAMLLINPHTSFYFRPEVHVVSEEGLNAYGAVTWGQFFVYQGFNEKTGWMHTSTGVDFIDEFVEEVSEAGGKLTYKYGEENREVEELPITLKYKDAGELKEKSFTMYRTHHGPVTHKLEDKWVVTKINWDPVNALTQSFTRTKLSNHAAFKEMMNIRTNSSNNTVYADSEGNIAYFHGNFIPKRNQDFDFSKPVDGSDPASDWQGLHTVDESITLLNPANGWIQNCNSTPYTSAGKFSPKPEDYPVYMAPEAENYRALHAISVLEDADDLTLDKLIDLAYDPYLPAFEKLIPMLLNAYDQKGVADPELTQAMAVLEAWDYRTGEESVAMSIAHFFGWNFMRNHGSINNLIEFNAGRGEQPAPIATELLETFRSTLAQMDADFGTWNTPWSEINRFQRLTGAIDLKFDDSKPYVPVGLASGTWGALAAYGARATEETKRLYGYRGNSFVAVVEFGEKVKAKSLLAGGQSADPDSPHFDDQAQRYADADFKEVAYYREDVEKRMEESYSPGKRSK; from the coding sequence ATGCAAAGAGCTTTACTACTCCTTCTTTTACCTCTATTCTTTTTTGCCTGCCAGCCTCAGACCGAACAGGAACGCTGGGAGGAAATAGCCGAGCGTGTAGAGATCATCAGGGATGATTTTGGGATTCCCCATATCTATGGCGAAACCGATGCTGATGCTGTTTTTGGAATGCTATACGCTCAGTGCGAAGATGATTTTCGCAGGGTGGAGAGAAACTATATCTGGGCTACAGGAAGATTAGCCGAACTGGAAGGGGAGGAGGCGATCTACTCTGACCTGCGCGCCAATCTCTACATGACAGAAGCAGAGGCCAAAGCTGCCTATGAATCAGCACCAGACTGGCTTAAAGAACTTTGCGTAGCCTTCGCAGATGGAGTGAATTATTACTTGGCCACGCATCCAGAGGTGAAGGCTCAGGTGATTACGCGATACGAACCATGGATGCCTATGTTTTTCAGTGAAGGCTCCATAGGCGGAGATATTGAGCAGATTCCCACCAGAAGAATTGCTGCTTTTTATGGGGAGGATAAGTCCTTGGCTTTGAATGAATATGGCGCCGGTATAGCTCCGGTGGATCTGACTGAGGAGCCCAAAGGCTCTAATGGAATTGCGATCTCGGGTTCCCGAACAGCTTCTGGTAATGCCATGCTTTTGATCAATCCGCACACTTCCTTCTACTTTCGGCCTGAAGTCCATGTGGTGAGTGAAGAGGGATTAAATGCTTACGGAGCGGTGACCTGGGGACAGTTTTTTGTGTATCAGGGATTCAATGAAAAGACAGGCTGGATGCATACCTCCACCGGGGTGGATTTTATAGATGAGTTTGTGGAGGAAGTGAGTGAGGCAGGAGGTAAATTAACTTATAAATACGGAGAGGAAAATCGGGAAGTTGAAGAACTGCCGATTACCCTGAAATATAAGGATGCTGGAGAATTGAAGGAAAAGAGCTTCACCATGTACAGAACCCATCATGGTCCGGTCACCCATAAGCTAGAAGATAAGTGGGTGGTGACTAAGATCAATTGGGACCCGGTGAATGCGCTTACGCAAAGCTTCACCCGCACCAAACTCAGCAATCATGCAGCGTTTAAAGAGATGATGAACATTCGAACCAACTCTTCAAATAACACCGTATATGCCGACTCGGAGGGGAATATCGCCTATTTTCATGGAAACTTTATCCCAAAAAGAAACCAAGATTTTGATTTTTCCAAACCAGTAGATGGTTCAGATCCAGCTTCCGACTGGCAGGGATTGCACACAGTGGATGAAAGCATCACCTTACTCAATCCTGCCAATGGCTGGATCCAAAACTGTAACTCTACCCCATATACTTCAGCCGGAAAATTCAGTCCCAAGCCGGAGGATTATCCGGTTTATATGGCACCTGAGGCTGAAAATTACAGAGCGCTCCATGCGATTAGTGTTTTGGAAGATGCAGATGACCTGACTTTGGATAAGCTAATTGACCTGGCTTACGATCCCTATCTGCCAGCTTTTGAAAAGTTGATTCCTATGCTTTTGAATGCTTATGACCAAAAAGGAGTGGCCGATCCTGAATTGACCCAGGCTATGGCTGTTTTGGAAGCTTGGGATTATCGCACCGGAGAGGAGTCTGTGGCCATGTCCATCGCACATTTCTTTGGATGGAATTTTATGAGAAATCATGGAAGTATTAACAACCTGATAGAATTTAATGCGGGTAGGGGAGAGCAGCCTGCCCCTATAGCTACCGAACTTCTGGAAACATTCCGAAGTACACTGGCCCAGATGGATGCTGACTTTGGCACATGGAATACGCCTTGGTCTGAAATCAATAGGTTTCAGCGGCTGACAGGTGCTATTGATTTGAAGTTTGATGATAGTAAGCCCTATGTGCCGGTAGGTTTGGCTTCAGGAACCTGGGGAGCTTTGGCGGCATACGGTGCCAGAGCTACTGAGGAGACCAAGCGCTTGTATGGTTACCGGGGCAATAGCTTTGTGGCAGTAGTGGAATTTGGAGAAAAGGTAAAAGCCAAATCATTGCTTGCCGGAGGGCAAAGCGCAGATCCTGATTCCCCGCATTTCGACGATCAGGCGCAGCGCTATGCAGATGCTGATTTTAAGGAGGTGGCATACTATAGAGAAGATGTAGAGAAGAGGATGGAAGAAAGCTACAGTCCTGGAAAAAGGAGTAAATAA
- a CDS encoding aldo/keto reductase: MEKRKIPGLSMQISPISLGCMSLPAKPKESQAILERAIAAGINLLDTADLYQQGLNEELVGAAIRTQRDRLTIATKVGNQWRPDGNGWDWNPRKDYILKAVEDSLKRLNTDYIDLYQLHGGTLEDPLEEVFEAFESLKTQGKIRAYGISSIRPNVIRKVLQIANPATIMMQYSPLDRRPEEEVFPLLSKSQTRVLVRGAFAKGQLIDKPASNYLDYSPTEVDAVGQMIKETGYSPEGILIKFGLSQEAVGSLVIGASSTEQIEKIARGYREAQQIPEELITDLMAKFPINHYQQHR, translated from the coding sequence ATGGAAAAAAGAAAAATACCTGGCCTGTCCATGCAGATCAGCCCGATTTCCCTGGGATGCATGTCTCTGCCAGCCAAGCCAAAGGAATCCCAAGCCATCCTGGAAAGGGCGATTGCAGCCGGGATCAACCTGCTGGATACAGCAGACCTGTATCAGCAGGGACTGAATGAGGAACTGGTAGGAGCGGCTATACGAACCCAAAGAGATCGCTTGACCATCGCGACTAAGGTGGGAAACCAATGGAGGCCGGATGGGAACGGTTGGGACTGGAACCCCAGAAAGGATTATATCCTAAAAGCTGTGGAAGATAGCTTGAAGCGGCTGAATACCGACTATATCGATTTGTACCAATTGCACGGGGGGACTTTAGAAGACCCTTTAGAAGAGGTTTTTGAAGCCTTCGAAAGTTTGAAAACCCAGGGTAAAATCAGGGCATACGGGATTTCTTCTATACGTCCCAATGTCATCAGGAAGGTGCTGCAAATTGCAAATCCAGCTACCATCATGATGCAGTACAGCCCCCTGGACAGAAGACCGGAGGAAGAAGTTTTTCCGCTTTTGTCCAAGTCGCAGACCCGGGTTTTGGTACGCGGAGCTTTTGCCAAAGGCCAGTTGATCGATAAGCCAGCTTCAAATTATTTAGATTATTCACCTACTGAGGTGGATGCGGTGGGGCAAATGATCAAGGAAACCGGGTATTCCCCCGAAGGCATTTTGATCAAGTTTGGGCTAAGTCAGGAGGCGGTGGGTTCCTTAGTGATAGGCGCCAGTTCCACAGAGCAGATCGAGAAAATTGCCAGAGGCTACCGGGAGGCTCAGCAGATCCCGGAGGAGTTGATCACTGATCTAATGGCCAAATTCCCCATCAATCACTACCAACAGCACCGTTAA